The Corynebacterium callunae DSM 20147 genomic sequence TACGCTCCAAGGCGGTAATCGCATCCATTTCCTCATTGCTCAGGAGGAAATCAAAGACATCCAAGTTCTCCGCCATACGTGATGCTGTCACTGTTTTAGGGAAAACAATGGTGCCATTTTGCAGGTGCCAGCGGATGACCACCTGAGCTGGGGTCTTGCCATGGTGCTCGGCAGCTGCAGCGATTGGAGCTTCGGCAGACAAATCGTATTTGCCCTGGCCCAAAGGTCCCCAAGATTCAATGGCAATGCCGGCAGCCTGAGAAGCCTCCACAGCTTCACGCTGCTGCAGCGCTGGGTGTAGCTCAATCTGATTAATCGTTGGCACTACGTCGGCGGCAGCCAAAAGCTTTTCTAGGTGCTCCGGCAAGAAGTTGCAGACACCGATGGAGCGGGCACGATCGCCCAGCTTTTCCATGGCTTTCCAAGCAGCGGCATAATTATCATTGGCTGGTGCGGGCCAGTGCAAAAGGTAAAGATCTACATATTCAAGGCCCAGTTTGGCTAAGGACTCCTCAAATGCAGCTTCCACATCGAGGTGACGATCATTCCAAAGCTTGGTGGTAATAAAGAGTTC encodes the following:
- a CDS encoding aldo/keto reductase, whose amino-acid sequence is MSVVGTGSFFGSPEEERDKLLQSLMDQKKKVSKPEGIPLITLNDGHSIPQLGFGVFKVDPAEAERIVSEALEVGYRHIDTAAIYGNEEGVGRAIAKSGIPREELFITTKLWNDRHLDVEAAFEESLAKLGLEYVDLYLLHWPAPANDNYAAAWKAMEKLGDRARSIGVCNFLPEHLEKLLAAADVVPTINQIELHPALQQREAVEASQAAGIAIESWGPLGQGKYDLSAEAPIAAAAEHHGKTPAQVVIRWHLQNGTIVFPKTVTASRMAENLDVFDFLLSNEEMDAITALERNARGGAHPNDLN